A genomic stretch from Pirellulales bacterium includes:
- a CDS encoding helix-turn-helix domain-containing protein translates to MSANVLRLPIARDQPEALPAPAPVWRTIAEGYAPPAAADLAGRIDRLIALLELLVAQTAEAPSIVPLADDGELLIDQAELAEVLKLSLRSVRRMETAGELPPSVLSGRRRLYLKNEVERWLKHGRPPRQEWEARGRK, encoded by the coding sequence GTGTCGGCTAACGTTCTGCGCCTCCCGATTGCCCGCGACCAGCCCGAGGCCCTACCGGCCCCCGCGCCGGTCTGGCGTACGATCGCCGAGGGCTACGCTCCGCCGGCCGCGGCGGACCTGGCCGGCCGGATCGATCGCCTCATCGCGCTGTTGGAGCTGCTGGTCGCGCAGACGGCCGAGGCGCCGTCCATCGTACCGCTGGCCGACGACGGCGAGCTGCTCATCGACCAGGCCGAGTTGGCCGAGGTGCTCAAGCTCAGCCTGCGAAGCGTGCGGCGGATGGAGACGGCCGGCGAGCTGCCGCCGTCGGTGCTCAGCGGCCGACGGCGCCTATACCTCAAGAACGAAGTCGAGCGTTGGTTGAAACACGGCCGGCCGCCGCGCCAAGAGTGGGAGGCCCGCGGCCGAAAGTAG
- a CDS encoding helix-turn-helix transcriptional regulator, producing MNISHASVQTVTLDGKRFVILPEEDYRRLSGGPPQPELPPPDAEGNYPAREALRVVAARRLIRARRALGWSQVELARRAGVRVETLSRLEHAKHSASQATLEKVRRALDDGEADAARAKPTAGNRKPRK from the coding sequence ATGAACATCAGCCATGCCAGCGTGCAGACGGTAACGCTCGACGGAAAGCGGTTTGTGATTTTGCCTGAGGAGGATTACCGTCGTCTGTCGGGCGGGCCGCCGCAACCGGAGCTGCCCCCGCCAGACGCGGAAGGGAATTATCCGGCGCGCGAGGCCTTGCGCGTGGTCGCGGCCCGCCGCCTGATTCGGGCGCGCCGCGCTCTAGGTTGGTCGCAAGTGGAGCTGGCCCGCCGCGCCGGCGTGCGGGTGGAGACGCTTAGCCGGCTCGAACACGCGAAACATTCCGCCAGCCAGGCGACCCTCGAAAAGGTCCGCCGAGCGCTTGACGATGGCGAAGCCGATGCCGCCCGCGCCAAGCCGACCGCTGGCAATCGCAAACCACGGAAGTAA
- a CDS encoding type II toxin-antitoxin system RelE/ParE family toxin, with protein MAIVTILPEALEQFEALPKRIYERVEALILRLEKWPEVSGAKPLRGELAGCYRLRTGAYRIQFRVRPGEKVEGQPPADDRITVEKVGHRDGFYE; from the coding sequence ATGGCGATTGTGACCATCTTGCCCGAGGCGCTGGAGCAATTCGAGGCGTTGCCCAAGCGGATTTATGAACGCGTCGAGGCGCTCATCCTGCGACTCGAAAAGTGGCCGGAAGTGAGCGGCGCCAAGCCGCTCCGGGGCGAACTGGCCGGATGCTACCGGTTGCGGACCGGAGCCTACCGTATCCAGTTTCGAGTGCGTCCGGGCGAGAAGGTCGAGGGACAGCCGCCGGCCGACGACAGGATCACGGTCGAAAAAGTGGGGCACCGCGATGGCTTTTATGAATGA